From one Solanum stenotomum isolate F172 chromosome 12, ASM1918654v1, whole genome shotgun sequence genomic stretch:
- the LOC125847793 gene encoding uncharacterized membrane protein At3g27390-like, protein MEPPRGVFTSVWNFIRFLPYFICLLILGVLKGVIVFPIVLIILTVGNCSLILGLWPVHLFYTFYCIWSTKQLGPALKFLTSICALVILYLWPFIAIATSIIGGAAYGFLSPVFATFQAVDGRTTNAFYHSIYDGTWDTVKGSFTIVRDLKDVLYHSYFSIMDDFRLQGPSDGKYYEIRVLYIPLALIAVVLGLVVDMPMIMLIAACKFPYMIFKGWRRLFQDCIGREGPFLETICVPFAGLAILLWPMAVIAAFFGSILASVPLGAYAGVVVYQECSLWSGLCYIVASLSLYDEYSNDVLDMPEGSCFPRPQYRKKTASRTNSRADSLSRPDSFKNPPTSANAINVPILDLIPLELLDGLFKGCQCHGEILVSQGVITQKDIEDAKSSKDSGQVISIGLPSYCILHTLIRSAKANSAGILLNDDGTELTSTNRPRDTFSEWFFNPLLIIKDQIKAANLSDSDEEYLGKLVLLSGDPERLRDLNIGSPPESELRRAEVEALARRLRGITKSISRFPTFKRRFESSIKIILEELAKKNGDSRKSEDAGTQRTLRSKSMFVRMFSENSFKNRNGKSDQEAQLVDTDRDVEIQ, encoded by the exons ATGGAACCTCCAAGGGGGGTTTTTACTTCTGTGTGGAACTTCATTCGTTTCTTACCTTACTTCATTTGCCTGCTTATTTTGGGTGTCTTGAAag GTGTCATTGTGTTCCCTATCGTCCTTATTATACTCACTGTCGGAAACTGTTCCCTTATTTTGGGTCTTTGGCCAGTGCACCTGTTCTATACATTTTACTGTATATGGAG CACAAAGCAACTAGGTCCAGCTTTAAAATTTTTGACAAGCATATGTGCCcttgttattttatatttatggcCGTTCATTGCAATTGCAACTAGCATTATTGGCGGGGCTGCTTATGGCTTCCTTTCACCAGTGTTTGCCACTTTCCAAGCTGTGGATGGAAGAACGACTAATGCCTTCTATCAcagtatatat GATGGGACCTGGGACACGGTGAAAGGAAGCTTTACCATTGTTAGGGATTTGAAGGATGTCTTATACCATTCCTATTTCTCAATCATGGATGATTTCCGACTTCAAGGACCTTCTGATGGAAAATACTACGAGATCAG GGTGCTTTATATTCCTTTGGCGCTAATAGCTGTGGTACTAGGACTCGTGGTTGACATGCCAATGATCATGCTAATTGCTGCTTGCAAATTCCCTTACATGATTTTCAAGGGGTGGCGTCGTTTATTTCAAGATTGTATAGGCCGAGAAGGGCCTTTTCTTGAGacaatctgtgtgccatttgcTGGCCTTGCTATCTTACTCTGGCCAATGGCTGTTATTGCTGCATTCTTTGGATCAATATTAGCAAGTGTCCCTCTAGGCGCTTATGCAGGAGTAGTTGTATATCAG GAGTGTTCTCTTTGGTCAGGGCTTTGCTATATCGTTGCTTCCTTGTCCTTATATGATGAATATAGCAATGATGTGCTGGACATGCCAGAAGGGTCCTGCTTTCCTAG GCCTCAGTACAGAAAGAAGACTGCATCAAGGACCAACTCTCGTGCAGATTCTTTATCAAGGCCTGATTCTTTCAAAAATCCACCAACTAGTGCAAACGCCATCAATGTCCCCATACTCGACTTGATACCCCTCGAG CTTCTTGATGGCTTATTCAAGGGCTGTCAATGTCATGGCGAAATCTTGGTATCTCAAGGAGTAATTACACAAAAAGACATTGAAGATGCCAAATCTAGTAAAGACAGTGGTCAAGTCATTAGCATTGGTTTGCCTTCCTATTGCATCCTTCACACCCTTATACGTTCTGCAAAAGCCAACAGTGCTGGTATTTTGTTAA ATGATGACGGCACTGAATTAACTAGCACGAACAGGCCCAGAGATACCTTCTCTGAGTGGTTTTTCAATCCACTCTTGATCATCAAAGACCAGATCAAAGCCGCAAATCTTTCTGACAGCGACGAGGAGTACCTTGGCAAATTGGTTTTGTTGAGTGGTGATCCTGAGAGGTTGAGGGATTTAAATATTGGATCACCACCTGAATCTGAACTGAGGCGAGCTGAGGTTGAGGCGTTAGCTCGAAG GCTACGAGGCATCACCAAATCTATATCAAGATTTCCAACATTCAAGCGCCGTTTTGAGAGTAGCATCAAGATTATCTTAGAAGAACTTGCCAAGAAGAATGGTGATAGTAGAAAATCAGAAGATGCTGGAACTCAGAGAACTCTCAGGTCAAAAAGCATGTTTGTTCGTATGTTTAGCGAGAACTCTTTCAAGAATAGAAATGGCAAGAGTGATCAAGAGGCTCAACTGGTAGATACTGATAGAGATGTTGAAATTCAATGA
- the LOC125847829 gene encoding very-long-chain 3-oxoacyl-CoA reductase 1: MESCIYHQLKSQPVWLLLFLSLGFLKVLCFSVIFLKWVYVNFLRPAKNLKKYGSWALVTGPTDGIGKGFAFELARKGLNLVLVGRNPDKLKDVSESIKAKYGQTQIKTVVVDFSGDLVEGVKNIKETIEGLDIGVLINNVGVSYPYARFFHEVDDKLLADLIKVNVEGTTKVTQAVLPGMIQRKRGAIVNIGSGAAIVIPSDPLYAVYAATKAYIDQFSRCLYVEYKKSGIDVQCQVPLYVATKMASIKRSSFFVPSTDGYARAALRWIGHEPRCTPYWPHSLLWGLLYSSPESMVDAWRLKFCIGIRRRGQLKDSRKNE, translated from the exons ATGGAGTCTTGCATCTACCATCAGCTCAAATCCCAGCCTGTATGGcttcttttgtttctttctttagGTTTCTTGAAAGTCTTGTGCTTTTCAGTCATCTTTCTCAAATGGGTCTATGTCAATTTCCTCAGACCTGCTAAGAATCTTAAGAAATATGGGTCATGGGCACTTGTTACTGGACCTACAGATGGTATTGGGAAGGGCTTTGCTTTTGAATTAGCTCGAAAAGGGCTTAATTTAGTTCTTGTGGGTCGTAACCCTGATAAACTTAAGGATGTTTCTGAATCGATTAAAGCTAAATATGGACAGACCCAGATCAAAACAGTGGTCGTTGATTTCTCTGGTGATTTGGTTGAAGGGGTTAAGAATATTAAGGAGACAATTGAAGGATTAGATATTGGGGTTTTGATTAATAATGTTGGGGTTTCGTATCCTTATGCTAGATTTTTCCATGAAGTGGATGATAAGCTGTTGGCAGATTTGATTAAAGTTAATGTGGAAGGGACTACAAAGGTTACTCAAGCTGTTTTGCCTGGTATGATTCAGAGGAAAAGAGGAGCAATTGTTAATATTGGTTCTGGTGCGGCTATTGTTATCCCCTCTGATCCCCTGTATGCTGTTTATGCTGCTACTAAAGC ATACATTGACCAGTTCTCCAGATGCCTCTATGTAGAGTACAAGAAGAGTGGAATTGATGTGCAATGCCAG GTGCCGTTGTATGTGGCAACAAAAATGGCGTCAATCAAAAGATCTTCATTTTTTGTTCCCTCGACTGATGGTTATGCTCGGGCTGCCCTGCGATGGATTGGTCATGAGCCAAGGTGCACACCTTACTGGCCCCATTCTCTTCTGTGGGGTTTGCTATATTCATCACCAGAATCGATGGTTGATGCTTGGCGTCTGAAGTTCTGCATTGGAATTCGAAGGAGAGGGCAACTGAAGGATTCCAGGAAGAATGAATAG
- the LOC125848816 gene encoding mavicyanin-like yields the protein MALMCFGNVLISILVMMSIASSLQLVSASSSMEFQVGDTTGWTVPPQNDTIFYNNWASAMRFKIGDTIRFKYKKDSVMEVTDKDYKKCNSTQPHLFSNSGNTMFTLEHSGYYYFISGAAGHCERGQRMILRVMVQDVIPTSHAPFSFPIFQLLFLSLCLLALHV from the exons ATGGCTTTGATGTGTTTTGGTAACGTGTTGATCTCAATTTTAGTTATGATGAGTATTGCGTCTTCTCTTCAATTAGTGAGTGCCTCATCATCCATGGAATTCCAAGTTGGTGATACTACTGGTTGGACAGTTCCTCCCCAAAATGACACCATTTTTTACAACAACTGGGCTTCCGCGATGAGGTTCAAAATTGGCGACACTATCC GTTTCAAGTACAAGAAGGATTCAGTGATGGAGGTGACGGATAAAGATTACAAGAAATGCAACTCAACACAGCCCCATTTGTTTTCCAACAGTGGGAACACCATGTTCACATTGGAGCATTCTGgctattattatttcataagtGGAGCAGCGGGACACTGTGAGCGAGGACAACGAATGATCCTAAGGGTTATGGTCCAGGATGTCATACCTACTTCTCATGCACCATTCTCATTCCCAATCTTTCAACTTCTTTTCCTTTCACTTTGTCTACTAGCACTTCATGTTTAA
- the LOC125847514 gene encoding uncharacterized protein LOC125847514 has translation MSDDSGLRDQLLEKNEISDSNYHVDQQSDSMKVEEQNNDNSENDSLQTKHSKGSPVDTGTAWVYRDENGKHFFEKQLSEDDITGDHLEIPRRLAHYIQSLKLQRRVDAGEKTRKVNLVGENECYYFTGQWKDFVKENQLKANKDLVLLEISQQLGLRIGYTSDQKAIDMNNPLLLRRLSRADVKALYIKKLSERYSFSRGGTGLIEIEPVVEMKLCSQIVYRYSGRTNGVMFIELPKKDVEENLGRDLPLPAAGGEIALPLFDPVGNILVEMKLLHTEMGDQYHLGGGWEVYAAKHGLLISDTIFLDKVTVQVGNDHDHDQLNTAQFSCHYEITYQRRRRGGTKDQSGPANFAKDVVRVTKISESSEYEGDSSWLQYCTP, from the exons ATGTCAGACGATTCAGGGCTCCGTGATCAACTACTGGAGAAGAATGAAATCTCAGATAGTAACTATCATGTTGATCAACAGAGTGATTCAATGAAGGTGGAAGAACAAAACAATGACAATTCAGAGAACGATTCTCTGCAAACCAAGCACTCCAA AGGTAGCCCTGTTGACACGGGAACCGCATGGGTTTACAGAGATGAAAACGGAAAACACTTCTTCGAAAAGCAATTAAGCGAAGACGACATTACTGGCGATCACTTAGAGATACCCAGGAGATTGGCGCATTATATACAGAGTTTGAAATTACAACGTCGTGTTGATGCTGGAGAAAAAACACGGAAAGTCAATTTGGTAGGAGAAAATGAATGTTATTACTTCACTGGACAATGGAAGGATTTCGTAAAGGAAAATCAATTGAAAGCTAATAAGGATTTGGTACTTCTTGAGATTTCTCAGCAATTGGGCCTTCGAATCGGATACACTAGTGACCAAAAAGCTATTGACATGAATAATCCTCTACTCCTCAGACGTTTGTCTAGAGCTGATGTAAAAGccctatatataaaaaagttgaGTGAACGATATTCGTTTAGTCGTGGTGGTACAGGATTAATAGAGATAGAACCAGTTGTTGAGATGAAATTATGTTCGCAAATTGTGTACAGATATAGTGGCCGTACGAATGGTGTAATGTTCATAGAGCTACCAAAGAAAGACGTGGAAGAGAATTTGGGTCGCGATCTTCCTCTTCCTGCAGCAGGCGGAGAAATTGCCCTGCCTTTATTTGATCCTGTGGGGAACATTTTGGTGGAGATGAAATTATTGCATACTGAGATGGGTGATCAATACCATCTTGGAGGGGGATGGGAAGTGTATGCAGCAAAACATGGTTTATTAATTTCTGATACAATTTTTCTTGACAAGGTAACCGTGCAGGTTGGCAATGATCATGATCATGATCAGCTGAATACTGCACAGTTTTCGTGTCACTATGAAATCACTTACCAGAGACGAAGACGAGGAGGCACTAAAGATCAGAGCGGACCTGCTAATTTTGCTAAAGATGTAGTTCGCGTTACCAAAATAAGTGAGTCGTCAGAATATGAAGGTGATTCATCCTGGCTCCAATACTGCACTCCATAG
- the LOC125848468 gene encoding protein NOI4-like: MNSHEKGRPLPKFGEWDVNNPASADGFTVIFAKARDDKKANSSTAPTQTPRNDYAYGQPNPYQQETRKRRFCCF, translated from the exons ATGAATTCT CATGAGAAAGGTCGGCCATTGCCGAAATTCGGGGAGTGGGATGTAAATAATCCAGCCTCGGCAGATGGATTCACTGTCATATTTGCTAAGGCTAGAGATGACAAGAAGGCTAATAGCAGTACAGCACCAACACAAACTCCCAGGAATGACTATGCATATGGACAACCTAACCCTTATCAGCAAGAAACCAGG AAAAGAAGGTTTTGCTGTTTCTGA